One region of Chryseobacterium sp. C-71 genomic DNA includes:
- a CDS encoding sugar porter family MFS transporter — translation MNKILMWSITAALAGFLFGFDVVVISGADKKLQTLWNSSDAFHGAVVMGMALWGTVIGAIFGGIPTNKLGRKKTLLIIGVLYAFSAIGTALSNDPYLFAFFRFMGGLGVGASTIAAPAYISEIAPAKDRGRMVSLYQFNIVLGILIAFLSNYLLSGIGDNDWRWMLGVQAIPAAIYTLCVLTIPESPRWLVSHSRIEEAKKVMKILSPDQDSDTLITQMEDDHAESPKENIFMKKYRFPLMLAFLVAFFNQMSGINAFLYYAPRIFGEAGLGEKTALLSSIGIGVVNMVFTLVGVNLIDKVGRRTLMYLGSVGYIISLGLVSMAFYFHWSGLAIPIFLFLFIASHAIGQGTVIWVFISEIFPNHLRASGQAFGSSTHWLLAAIIPSLIPTLFSTIGAGTVFLVFTVAMVFQLLFVMFMMPETKGISLEKLSKTLTK, via the coding sequence ATGAATAAAATTCTTATGTGGTCTATTACGGCAGCTTTGGCAGGATTTCTTTTCGGATTTGATGTTGTAGTGATTTCCGGAGCAGACAAAAAATTGCAGACGCTCTGGAACAGCTCAGATGCATTTCACGGAGCAGTCGTAATGGGAATGGCATTGTGGGGCACAGTGATAGGCGCCATTTTTGGCGGAATCCCGACCAATAAATTAGGACGTAAAAAAACACTCTTGATTATTGGTGTTTTATATGCATTTTCTGCAATAGGAACTGCACTTTCCAATGATCCTTATCTGTTTGCATTTTTCAGGTTTATGGGTGGTTTGGGCGTTGGTGCTTCTACAATTGCTGCACCGGCTTATATTTCAGAGATTGCACCTGCAAAAGACCGTGGCAGAATGGTTTCCCTGTATCAGTTTAATATTGTTCTGGGGATTCTGATTGCATTTTTATCAAATTATTTATTAAGCGGTATCGGCGATAACGATTGGAGATGGATGCTTGGTGTACAGGCAATTCCAGCTGCTATTTATACATTATGTGTTCTCACCATTCCTGAAAGTCCAAGATGGCTGGTTTCCCACTCCAGAATAGAAGAAGCGAAAAAAGTGATGAAAATCCTAAGTCCGGATCAGGATTCTGACACCTTGATCACCCAGATGGAAGATGACCATGCCGAATCGCCAAAGGAAAATATCTTTATGAAAAAATACCGTTTTCCGCTGATGTTGGCTTTTTTAGTAGCCTTTTTTAATCAGATGTCGGGGATTAACGCATTCCTGTATTATGCACCAAGAATTTTTGGTGAAGCAGGTTTGGGTGAGAAAACAGCACTTCTCAGCAGTATCGGAATTGGTGTTGTGAATATGGTTTTTACTTTGGTTGGGGTCAACCTCATTGATAAAGTAGGGAGAAGAACACTCATGTATTTGGGTTCCGTAGGGTATATCATTTCTCTGGGATTGGTTTCTATGGCGTTTTATTTCCATTGGTCAGGATTGGCGATTCCAATTTTCCTGTTCCTCTTCATTGCTTCTCATGCTATTGGTCAGGGAACAGTGATTTGGGTGTTCATTTCAGAGATTTTTCCGAACCATCTTAGAGCATCGGGACAGGCTTTCGGAAGTTCTACACACTGGCTTCTGGCAGCGATCATTCCATCACTGATTCCTACATTATTTTCCACGATAGGAGCAGGGACCGTCTTTTTAGTCTTTACCGTTGCAATGGTATTCCAATTATTATTCGTGATGTTTATGATGCCGGAAACCAAAGGGATATCGCTGGAAAAATTAAGCAAAACACTGACGAAATAG
- a CDS encoding substrate-binding domain-containing protein, with translation MTTIKFLKVFGFLKAYRMLFLLFFLVFFSCEKSQKTSDKITIGFSQGLGNHPWRLAMNHSMEIQASLHSEVELNIQKAESSVNKQVQDIQKMIDRKVDVIIISPIDPESLVPVVEKAAAKKIPVILLDRKINSEKYTTYIGADNVEIGKEAANYILSDSKNYKKVIEIRGDDQSSPTIERSLGFQEIIRNNPNIDLIKTFKGLPVDAFRKTLDSLGNQSLYVFAFNDELAANAWQVARNTGLENQIKFIGVDGLNTKDGGIQMVLDGKLNATLLYPTGGAEAIETAIKIHNGAVVPKRIKLSTTIIDRMNAEIMRNQFDKIIEQQGVIENQVQAVKKQIELYSSQKELFRWSIILLILMFCLVAYSIYLIYAIKIKNKQLTLTNERITIQRNQIETIANELKDSNEARVNFFTGLSHEFKTPITLILSSLESLMESGKTKGTKPSYELELINKNSNRLLRLVDNLLDFRKIENQTFNLRVSKTNIYDFTYAIFRDFENEAKKRNIKFEIHSQNKNLELYIDRNLMDKVYFNLLSNAFKFTPDNGKIEITVQEKGNQAVISFKDNGIGIPEKEISNVFEAYFKGSNNRKNSSGIGLHLSRQFIELHLGKIEVNSFQGTEFVISLYKGNKHFNEDQMIKEPSLADAESLVTEAVFAGVEEDSITQNQESQGERYSLLLVEDNSDLSFFLSKKLQNEFEVMVSDGTDAIDKALNEIPDIIICDVNLPDKNGFEICEILKNDLRTSHIPVILLTALDNKESYLQGLKSGVDLYLTKPFSYPILIQSLRALLYNREKLRYYYTNNIGRIVDSKSFGSIEQTFVNNLNQLIKTNIDNPDFSVENLADLLNISRIQLYRKIKAMFDVNVSDYINNFRLEQAKSMLQNPELTISEIAYKTGFSSPNYFSTVFKNKFGVSPNAFRKSAGKKE, from the coding sequence ATGACAACAATAAAATTTTTGAAAGTTTTCGGTTTTCTAAAGGCTTATAGAATGTTATTTCTTCTGTTTTTCCTTGTTTTTTTTTCTTGTGAAAAATCTCAGAAAACGTCAGACAAAATTACTATCGGATTTTCTCAAGGCTTGGGAAATCATCCGTGGAGGCTGGCAATGAACCATTCTATGGAGATCCAGGCATCACTTCATTCCGAAGTGGAGCTCAATATCCAGAAAGCAGAAAGTTCTGTTAATAAGCAGGTTCAGGATATACAAAAAATGATTGATCGTAAGGTTGATGTGATAATCATTTCACCAATTGATCCTGAATCCTTAGTTCCTGTGGTGGAAAAAGCGGCTGCCAAAAAAATTCCGGTTATTTTGCTCGACAGGAAGATCAACTCAGAAAAATATACAACTTATATTGGCGCAGATAACGTGGAGATTGGTAAAGAAGCGGCCAATTATATTCTTTCAGATTCTAAAAATTATAAAAAAGTAATCGAAATAAGAGGCGATGACCAATCTTCCCCAACCATAGAAAGAAGTCTCGGCTTTCAGGAAATCATCAGAAATAATCCCAATATAGATCTCATCAAAACATTTAAAGGTCTTCCAGTTGACGCTTTCAGGAAAACGCTGGATTCATTGGGAAATCAAAGTCTGTATGTTTTTGCTTTTAATGATGAGCTTGCTGCCAATGCGTGGCAGGTTGCACGAAATACAGGTTTGGAAAACCAAATAAAATTTATCGGAGTTGATGGATTGAATACAAAAGACGGCGGAATCCAGATGGTTCTGGATGGAAAGCTTAACGCCACTTTATTGTATCCGACAGGTGGAGCAGAAGCCATCGAGACTGCGATTAAGATTCATAACGGTGCTGTCGTTCCTAAACGTATCAAGCTCAGCACAACGATCATTGACCGGATGAATGCGGAAATTATGCGCAATCAGTTTGATAAAATCATCGAACAGCAAGGCGTTATAGAAAATCAGGTACAGGCGGTTAAAAAGCAGATTGAGCTTTATTCTTCGCAAAAAGAATTATTCCGATGGTCTATTATATTATTGATATTGATGTTTTGCCTGGTTGCCTATTCTATTTACCTTATTTATGCGATCAAGATAAAAAATAAGCAACTTACGCTTACCAATGAGAGAATTACTATTCAAAGAAACCAAATCGAAACCATTGCCAATGAGTTGAAAGACAGTAATGAAGCGAGGGTTAATTTTTTCACGGGATTGTCTCATGAATTTAAAACACCCATCACGCTTATTCTCAGTTCATTAGAATCTTTGATGGAATCTGGCAAAACCAAAGGTACAAAACCATCCTATGAGTTGGAACTGATCAATAAAAATTCCAACAGATTATTGCGGTTGGTAGATAACTTGCTGGATTTTAGAAAAATAGAAAATCAAACTTTTAATCTTAGAGTTTCCAAGACAAATATTTACGATTTTACGTATGCTATTTTTCGTGATTTTGAAAATGAAGCTAAGAAAAGAAATATCAAATTCGAAATTCATTCTCAAAATAAAAACCTTGAGCTCTACATCGACAGAAACCTGATGGATAAAGTCTATTTCAACCTTTTGTCCAATGCTTTCAAATTTACGCCGGACAATGGAAAGATTGAAATCACGGTTCAGGAAAAAGGAAATCAGGCGGTCATCAGCTTCAAAGATAATGGAATCGGAATTCCCGAAAAAGAGATCAGCAATGTTTTTGAAGCTTATTTCAAAGGCTCCAATAACAGAAAAAACAGTTCAGGAATCGGGTTGCATCTTAGCAGACAGTTTATTGAGCTTCATCTTGGGAAGATAGAAGTGAACTCTTTTCAGGGAACGGAGTTTGTCATCAGTCTCTATAAGGGAAACAAGCATTTCAACGAAGACCAAATGATTAAAGAACCCAGTCTCGCAGATGCCGAAAGTCTTGTAACAGAAGCCGTTTTCGCAGGAGTGGAAGAAGATTCGATTACCCAAAATCAGGAATCTCAAGGCGAACGTTATTCACTTCTTTTGGTGGAGGATAATTCAGATTTGTCCTTCTTTTTGAGCAAAAAGCTTCAGAATGAGTTTGAGGTGATGGTTTCCGACGGTACAGATGCGATTGATAAGGCTTTAAACGAAATTCCTGATATTATCATCTGTGATGTCAATCTTCCGGACAAAAACGGTTTTGAAATCTGTGAAATTCTAAAAAACGACCTTCGTACATCACATATTCCTGTTATTCTCCTGACAGCTTTGGACAATAAAGAATCTTACCTGCAAGGGCTGAAATCCGGCGTGGATCTTTATCTTACAAAACCTTTCAGTTACCCAATTCTGATACAGTCGTTGCGTGCACTGCTTTACAACCGCGAAAAACTACGTTATTACTATACGAATAATATCGGCAGAATAGTGGACAGCAAGTCGTTTGGAAGCATAGAACAGACCTTTGTGAACAATCTCAACCAACTCATCAAAACCAATATCGACAACCCCGATTTTTCAGTCGAAAATCTTGCGGACTTGCTCAATATTTCCAGAATTCAGCTGTACAGAAAAATAAAAGCAATGTTTGATGTGAACGTGAGCGATTATATCAACAATTTCCGTCTGGAACAGGCCAAATCGATGCTTCAAAATCCTGAACTGACGATTTCTGAGATTGCATACAAGACCGGTTTTTCTTCCCCGAATTATTTCTCCACCGTTTTTAAAAATAAGTTTGGCGTATCGCCGAATGCTTTTAGAAAGTCCGCAGGAAAGAAGGAGTGA
- a CDS encoding glycoside hydrolase family 32 protein, with protein sequence MKKIISTLIIAATFYSGLNAQSVSKTTEEQLYRPNYHFTPQKGWMNDPNGLYYLDGLYHLFFQYYPGGNKWGPMHWGHATSKDLVKWEEQEVALFPDQLGYIFSGSAVVDKNNTSGFGDGKNIPVVAFYTYHDPLKEKENKLDVESQALAYSLDNGKTWTKYKNNPIIQNPGVRDFRDPKVIRDEIHQQWIMSIAVQDKTQFYASKNLKDWQLLSDFGKDLGAHGGVWECPDFFPIKIEGTQETKWVLIQNLNPGGPNGGSGAQFFVGDFDGKTFKIDALFAKQLAKEKAVWLDWGMDNYASVSFDNVPENKRVIIGWMSNWLYAQEVPTEKWRSSNTIAREVNLVKTKEGYILKNVPVSQLEKYHSKKISKNINLKSSQSILKNNEIDLTKAVIDFDFKKMTSGVYTISLSNSLGEKLTFGIDNKEKSLFIDRRKSGKTNFSDKFAKKVTKTPLSKTLTQGKFKILLDKTSIEIFFNNGEKVMTEIFFPNESFSELSLYTDTKGSVLNITAHELTINK encoded by the coding sequence ATGAAAAAAATCATATCAACTTTAATCATCGCTGCAACGTTTTATTCCGGGCTCAACGCGCAGTCGGTTTCGAAAACGACCGAAGAGCAACTTTACAGACCCAACTATCACTTCACTCCTCAAAAAGGCTGGATGAACGATCCAAACGGATTGTATTATTTAGATGGTCTTTATCATTTGTTTTTTCAGTATTATCCTGGTGGAAACAAATGGGGACCAATGCATTGGGGACACGCAACCAGCAAAGATTTGGTAAAATGGGAAGAGCAGGAAGTTGCTTTGTTCCCGGATCAATTGGGTTATATTTTTTCCGGAAGTGCTGTCGTAGATAAAAATAATACTTCTGGTTTTGGAGATGGAAAAAACATTCCGGTTGTAGCATTTTACACCTATCACGATCCATTAAAGGAAAAAGAAAATAAATTGGATGTTGAAAGTCAGGCTTTAGCGTATTCTTTGGATAACGGTAAAACGTGGACGAAATATAAAAATAATCCTATAATTCAAAATCCAGGTGTTCGAGATTTCAGAGATCCGAAAGTGATCCGAGATGAGATTCATCAGCAATGGATAATGAGTATTGCTGTGCAAGACAAAACACAGTTTTATGCTTCTAAAAATTTAAAAGATTGGCAACTTTTGTCAGATTTTGGAAAAGATTTAGGTGCACACGGCGGTGTTTGGGAATGTCCGGATTTTTTTCCTATAAAAATTGAGGGAACACAGGAAACCAAATGGGTTTTAATTCAAAATCTTAATCCGGGTGGACCAAACGGAGGCTCCGGTGCCCAGTTTTTTGTGGGTGATTTTGATGGAAAAACATTTAAAATAGATGCTCTTTTTGCAAAACAACTGGCAAAAGAAAAGGCCGTGTGGTTAGATTGGGGAATGGATAATTATGCAAGTGTATCTTTTGACAACGTCCCTGAAAATAAAAGAGTAATCATCGGCTGGATGTCTAATTGGCTGTATGCGCAGGAAGTTCCCACAGAAAAGTGGAGAAGCAGCAACACCATTGCAAGAGAAGTGAACCTCGTAAAAACGAAAGAAGGTTATATTCTTAAAAATGTACCCGTTTCTCAACTGGAAAAATATCATAGCAAGAAAATTTCAAAAAATATTAATCTAAAATCATCCCAATCTATTCTTAAAAATAATGAAATCGACCTTACAAAAGCAGTGATCGATTTTGATTTTAAGAAAATGACGAGCGGTGTCTATACAATTTCTTTGAGTAATTCTTTAGGTGAAAAACTCACTTTTGGAATCGATAATAAAGAGAAATCACTTTTCATAGACCGTAGAAAATCCGGGAAAACCAATTTCAGTGATAAATTCGCAAAAAAGGTTACTAAAACACCGCTTTCAAAAACTTTAACACAAGGAAAATTTAAAATTTTATTGGATAAAACTTCCATCGAAATTTTCTTCAATAACGGCGAAAAGGTAATGACCGAAATTTTCTTCCCTAATGAAAGCTTCTCGGAACTAAGCTTATACACAGATACAAAGGGAAGTGTTTTGAACATTACAGCTCATGAGCTTACAATTAATAAATAA